In a genomic window of Pontibacter liquoris:
- a CDS encoding HlyD family secretion protein, protein METEKKKSKKIIPVILGLVLLVGAIFGIREYLYLSKHEDTDDAQIDADISPVVARVGGYVDAIMFEENEHVQAGQTLVKLDERDYQIKLEQAQAAQQGAAAGTTVAQSQISTTQANSSTARANAEAAKVKLWQADQDYKRYANLVKDGSVTQQQFEQAKAQRDAAQASYQAAQDNYQAALKQVQTTKSQLAVSHTGVDQRQADVDFAKLQLSYATIKAPVSGVTSKKNIQVGQLIQPGQTLFSIVNDSSLYVTANFKETQLEKLREGQHVNLVVDAFPDTPINGTVYNFSPATGARFSLLPPDNASGNFVKVVQRVPVKIKINANKEIIQKLRPGMSVKVSVLVKED, encoded by the coding sequence ATGGAGACCGAAAAGAAAAAATCTAAGAAAATAATCCCCGTCATTCTTGGACTGGTATTGCTGGTAGGGGCCATCTTTGGTATTCGGGAGTACCTATACCTGAGCAAGCACGAAGATACGGATGATGCGCAGATCGACGCCGACATCAGCCCGGTTGTGGCTCGGGTAGGTGGGTATGTGGATGCAATCATGTTTGAGGAAAACGAGCATGTGCAGGCTGGCCAGACGCTGGTGAAGCTGGATGAGCGCGATTACCAGATCAAGCTCGAGCAGGCGCAGGCCGCCCAGCAGGGCGCAGCCGCAGGTACTACCGTGGCGCAGTCGCAGATCAGTACCACCCAGGCAAATTCTTCAACTGCCCGTGCCAATGCCGAGGCGGCCAAAGTAAAGCTCTGGCAGGCAGACCAGGATTACAAGCGCTACGCCAACCTGGTGAAAGACGGCTCGGTAACACAGCAGCAGTTTGAGCAGGCAAAAGCGCAGCGCGATGCCGCGCAGGCGTCGTACCAGGCCGCTCAGGATAACTACCAGGCAGCGCTTAAGCAGGTGCAAACCACTAAATCGCAGCTGGCTGTGTCGCACACGGGTGTGGACCAGCGCCAGGCAGATGTGGATTTTGCCAAACTGCAGCTTTCGTATGCCACTATCAAAGCCCCGGTAAGCGGCGTTACTTCTAAAAAGAACATCCAGGTGGGCCAGCTCATTCAACCGGGCCAGACGCTGTTCTCTATCGTGAACGACAGCAGCCTGTATGTGACGGCCAACTTTAAGGAAACACAACTGGAAAAACTACGCGAAGGGCAGCATGTCAACCTCGTAGTAGATGCTTTTCCGGATACGCCCATCAATGGTACGGTGTACAACTTCTCGCCAGCCACGGGTGCACGGTTCTCGTTACTGCCGCCGGATAATGCCTCCGGTAACTTTGTGAAAGTGGTGCAGCGCGTGCCTGTGAAGATCAAGATCAACGCCAACAAAGAAATCATTCAGAAGCTGCGCCCGGGTATGAGCGTGAAAGTTTCGGTGCTTGTTAAAGAAGACTAA
- a CDS encoding M61 family metallopeptidase: MLHQKRFTASLFLIAFFCLCNAAAALAAELRYTLAMPEPHTHYFKVAADLSGINKKYVDFTMPVWAPGSYLVREFAKNVDGFEATDQAGKSLRAEKIDKNTWRVYSNKSKAVHVAYNVYAFEVSVRTSFLDASHGYVNGTSVFMYPEGFEKTAGTLVVQPYQGWDKVSTGLKSNGKFTFTFPNYDILADSPLEIGNHPVYEFTTNGVKHEVAMYGEGNFDPKRLVADMQKVTEEAGKVIGELPVDRYVFIVHNLNRGGGGLEHLNSTTLETSRWTYGTEAGYNGFLGLVAHEYFHLWNVKRLRPLPLGPFNYNEENYTDLLWVSEGFTSYYANMIVRRAGFTTPQQYLDRVAASISNVENTPGNKVQSASESSYDAWIKYYRQTENSNNAEISYYSKGDVLGLLLNMEILKSTKGEKSLDDVMRYMYNRYYKQLKRGFTQAEFKQGVEKMTGHNMDAFFRDYVDGIKMPDYNTYFDAAGLKLVNEKAGSNLPGWGASTASSDGKLLVRSVKRGSSAWEGGLNVNDEIIAINGYRVDANELTRVLGEQKVGDKLDVLVNRDGKIATLQVPLLKDESIRYHFEQVENPTDLQKKIYNTWLAVENS; the protein is encoded by the coding sequence ATGCTCCACCAAAAGAGATTTACAGCATCCCTCTTCTTAATTGCCTTTTTCTGCCTTTGCAATGCCGCCGCTGCCCTGGCTGCGGAACTCCGCTATACTCTGGCTATGCCTGAACCGCATACGCACTATTTTAAGGTAGCGGCTGACCTGTCCGGCATCAACAAAAAGTATGTGGACTTCACCATGCCTGTCTGGGCTCCGGGTTCTTACCTGGTGCGGGAGTTTGCTAAAAATGTCGATGGTTTTGAGGCTACCGACCAGGCCGGCAAAAGCCTGCGCGCCGAAAAAATCGATAAAAATACATGGCGCGTTTACAGCAACAAATCCAAAGCGGTGCACGTGGCCTATAATGTATATGCCTTTGAAGTATCGGTACGCACCAGCTTTCTGGATGCCTCGCATGGCTATGTAAACGGCACAAGCGTATTTATGTACCCCGAAGGATTTGAGAAAACAGCCGGAACGCTTGTTGTTCAACCTTACCAGGGTTGGGATAAGGTTTCTACCGGGCTTAAAAGCAACGGTAAGTTCACTTTTACTTTCCCCAATTACGATATACTGGCGGACTCCCCGCTGGAAATCGGCAACCACCCGGTATACGAGTTTACCACCAATGGCGTGAAGCACGAAGTGGCCATGTATGGTGAAGGTAATTTCGACCCCAAGCGTTTGGTAGCCGATATGCAGAAAGTAACCGAAGAAGCCGGCAAAGTAATAGGAGAGTTGCCTGTAGACCGCTATGTGTTTATTGTGCATAACCTGAACCGCGGTGGCGGCGGCCTGGAGCACCTGAACTCCACCACCCTGGAAACTTCGCGCTGGACCTATGGCACAGAGGCGGGTTACAATGGCTTCCTGGGCCTGGTAGCGCATGAATATTTTCACCTCTGGAATGTAAAGCGCCTGCGCCCGCTGCCCTTAGGCCCTTTCAACTATAACGAGGAGAATTACACGGACCTGCTGTGGGTATCGGAAGGGTTTACCAGCTATTATGCCAATATGATTGTGCGCCGGGCTGGTTTCACCACTCCGCAACAATACCTCGACAGGGTTGCTGCCAGTATCAGCAATGTAGAGAATACGCCGGGCAACAAGGTGCAGAGCGCGTCAGAATCCAGTTACGATGCCTGGATCAAATATTACCGCCAGACAGAGAACTCCAACAACGCCGAAATCTCCTACTATAGCAAAGGCGATGTGCTGGGCTTGCTGCTGAACATGGAAATCCTTAAAAGCACCAAAGGCGAAAAGTCGCTGGATGATGTGATGCGCTACATGTATAACCGCTACTACAAGCAGCTGAAGCGTGGTTTCACGCAGGCGGAGTTTAAGCAGGGGGTAGAAAAAATGACCGGTCATAACATGGATGCCTTTTTCAGGGATTATGTGGATGGCATCAAAATGCCTGATTATAACACCTATTTTGATGCGGCCGGATTAAAGCTTGTAAACGAGAAAGCAGGCAGTAACCTGCCGGGCTGGGGAGCTTCTACGGCTTCATCCGATGGCAAATTGTTGGTACGCAGCGTAAAACGCGGCTCCAGCGCCTGGGAGGGTGGCCTGAACGTGAACGACGAAATCATCGCCATCAATGGCTACCGCGTAGATGCCAATGAACTTACCCGCGTACTGGGCGAGCAGAAAGTTGGGGATAAGCTGGATGTACTGGTAAACCGCGACGGCAAAATAGCAACGCTGCAGGTGCCGCTGCTGAAAGACGAGTCCATCCGCTACCATTTTGAGCAGGTAGAAAACCCAACCGATCTGCAGAAAAAGATCTATAATACCTGGCTAGCAGTCGAGAACAGCTAA
- a CDS encoding FKBP-type peptidyl-prolyl cis-trans isomerase yields the protein MKPENLKDKISYIIGRDMATNLQKQGISIEPDAFMQGIKEVLAGTPSSLSADDVQQAMMALQQEMGQKQNAQGAENKQAGETFLAENKNKEGVKTLPSGLQYQVLKEGNGKSPSKSDTVTTHYHGTLIDGSVFDSSYERGQPATFPVNGVIAGWTEALQLMQEGAKWRLFIPSDLAYGAQGAGDAIGPNATLIFDVELLSVK from the coding sequence ATGAAACCAGAGAACCTCAAAGACAAGATCAGCTACATCATTGGCCGCGACATGGCCACCAATCTTCAGAAACAAGGCATCAGCATTGAGCCAGATGCGTTTATGCAAGGTATAAAAGAGGTGCTGGCCGGCACGCCTTCTTCCCTTTCGGCAGATGATGTACAGCAGGCCATGATGGCTTTGCAGCAGGAAATGGGGCAGAAACAGAACGCCCAGGGTGCGGAAAACAAGCAGGCGGGCGAAACGTTCCTGGCCGAAAACAAGAACAAGGAAGGTGTAAAAACCTTGCCAAGCGGCCTGCAATACCAGGTGTTGAAAGAAGGTAACGGCAAATCGCCCTCCAAGTCAGATACGGTTACAACCCACTACCATGGTACCCTGATCGATGGTTCGGTGTTTGATTCGAGCTATGAGCGTGGCCAGCCGGCTACGTTCCCGGTAAATGGCGTGATTGCAGGCTGGACAGAGGCGCTGCAACTGATGCAGGAAGGTGCTAAGTGGCGCCTGTTCATCCCCTCAGACCTGGCGTATGGTGCCCAGGGAGCCGGCGATGCCATCGGTCCAAATGCCACGCTTATTTTTGATGTGGAGCTTTTATCTGTAAAGTAA
- a CDS encoding Glu/Leu/Phe/Val family dehydrogenase, translating to MANNPNEGRQFLDSVLQFFDHAASFSRLDAGILAQIKACNSVYKVSFPVEIDGKIEVIEGIRVQHSHHKLPSKGGIRYSMQVDEDEVKALATLMTFKCAVVDVPFGGAKGGVKINPRTTSVKTLEKVTRRYAAELIRKNLIGPGIDVPAPDYGTGSREMAWIADTYQALNYGETNALGCVTGKPVGQGGIRGRAEATGLGIYFGIREALADTDLLKGKGLDGGTLEGKRIIVQGLGNVGYHAAYFCQQDGALIVGIAEREGGIYNENGIDVKEAFQHRSEKGSILDFPNARNYENSLELLEVECDILIPAALENQIHSGNAANIKAKIIAEGANGPVTRDAEQVLLQNGIIILPDLYLNAGGVTVSYFEWLKNLSHVRFGRMGKRAEEASFKRLVGAIESSSGKSMSAQERKFLTQGSDEVDLVRSGLEDTMINAYHEIRDVMIQKKIPDLRTAAFLTAIEKIGVSYEALGIFP from the coding sequence ATGGCAAACAATCCAAACGAAGGCAGGCAATTCCTGGATAGTGTTCTGCAGTTCTTTGATCACGCGGCCTCTTTTTCGCGCTTAGATGCCGGTATACTGGCGCAGATCAAAGCCTGTAACAGTGTATACAAGGTCTCGTTCCCGGTAGAGATTGATGGTAAGATAGAAGTGATAGAAGGAATACGGGTACAGCACAGCCACCACAAACTTCCCTCCAAAGGAGGTATCCGCTACAGCATGCAGGTAGATGAAGACGAGGTAAAAGCGCTGGCCACGCTCATGACGTTTAAATGTGCCGTGGTCGATGTGCCTTTTGGCGGCGCGAAAGGAGGCGTGAAGATCAACCCGCGTACGACCTCGGTGAAAACGCTGGAAAAAGTAACCCGCCGTTACGCAGCTGAACTGATCCGCAAGAATCTGATCGGTCCCGGCATTGATGTACCCGCCCCGGACTATGGCACCGGCAGCCGCGAAATGGCCTGGATCGCGGACACCTACCAGGCACTAAACTATGGCGAAACAAACGCGCTGGGCTGTGTAACAGGTAAACCTGTAGGCCAGGGAGGCATTCGGGGCCGCGCCGAAGCAACCGGTCTGGGCATTTACTTTGGCATCCGGGAGGCACTAGCTGATACGGACCTGCTCAAGGGCAAAGGGCTGGATGGAGGCACGCTGGAAGGAAAGCGCATTATTGTGCAGGGCCTGGGAAATGTGGGCTACCATGCCGCCTATTTCTGCCAGCAGGATGGCGCCCTGATCGTGGGCATTGCCGAACGGGAAGGTGGCATTTACAATGAAAATGGCATCGACGTGAAAGAAGCCTTTCAGCACCGCAGTGAAAAAGGCTCCATCCTCGACTTTCCGAATGCCAGAAATTATGAGAACTCACTTGAGCTGCTAGAAGTAGAATGCGACATCCTGATCCCGGCAGCCCTGGAAAACCAGATCCATAGCGGCAATGCGGCTAACATCAAAGCCAAGATCATAGCCGAAGGCGCCAACGGCCCTGTGACGCGCGATGCGGAGCAGGTACTCCTTCAGAATGGCATTATTATCCTACCGGACCTGTATTTGAATGCTGGCGGGGTTACGGTTTCGTATTTCGAATGGCTGAAGAACTTATCGCATGTTCGCTTCGGGCGAATGGGCAAGCGGGCCGAAGAAGCTAGTTTCAAACGCCTGGTAGGCGCCATCGAATCGTCTTCAGGTAAAAGCATGTCGGCCCAGGAGCGGAAGTTTTTAACTCAAGGCTCTGATGAGGTAGACCTGGTACGTTCGGGACTGGAAGATACGATGATCAATGCCTACCACGAGATCAGGGATGTGATGATCCAGAAAAAGATACCGGATCTGCGTACAGCAGCCTTTCTGACAGCCATCGAGAAAATTGGTGTAAGCTACGAGGCGTTGGGTATTTTCCCTTAA
- a CDS encoding TetR/AcrR family transcriptional regulator, with protein sequence MSKEDKKEHILDTAEKVFAEFGYEGASTRFLASQAGVNMAMINYYFGSKDGLLQAVLQRRIVSMRNLLEEVKGMLLPAGEKLMRALEVYVNRISTNNCFHRIIHREISLNQRSELSDKISDNVFMNVQTFRDIIREGVQNGAFRKVDVEMTVANIMGTIYYIINSRAVSARLLNIDFQQPEVMETEVRPRIKKFLHDYLQAYLTNHDLQKQ encoded by the coding sequence ATGAGTAAAGAAGATAAAAAGGAGCATATACTGGATACTGCCGAGAAAGTCTTTGCAGAATTCGGGTACGAAGGTGCCTCTACGCGTTTTCTTGCCAGCCAGGCAGGGGTGAACATGGCCATGATCAATTATTATTTTGGCTCGAAAGATGGCCTGCTGCAGGCCGTTCTGCAACGCCGCATTGTGAGCATGCGCAACTTGCTCGAGGAGGTAAAGGGAATGCTGCTGCCAGCCGGGGAGAAGCTCATGCGAGCGCTGGAAGTATACGTGAACCGGATCAGCACCAATAACTGCTTTCACCGCATTATCCACCGCGAGATTTCCCTGAACCAGCGCTCTGAGCTGAGCGATAAGATCTCGGATAATGTGTTTATGAATGTCCAGACCTTCCGCGACATTATTCGGGAAGGTGTACAGAACGGTGCCTTTCGCAAGGTGGATGTGGAGATGACCGTCGCCAATATCATGGGTACCATTTATTATATCATCAATTCCCGTGCTGTTTCCGCGCGCCTGCTCAATATCGATTTTCAGCAACCGGAGGTGATGGAAACAGAAGTAAGGCCCAGGATCAAAAAGTTTTTACACGATTATTTACAAGCATATTTAACCAATCATGATTTGCAGAAGCAGTAA
- a CDS encoding TolC family protein, producing MICRSSNSFFRLPGGQVHFRGKLWGLLALLVLFAGTVSAQSMRRLSLQEAIALGTQNSNKLKLSQARIEEAVTRYEQTKDNALPTGSVSYTYNHAEIPTTTFQLSDKAEPFYLPRRADAFLGSISLQEVIFGANRLKYATASTELLTQVARLDAEKDRDELVFDITNAYFNLYKLQQSRQVVTQNLVAIDRQIKQAKRFFEQGLVTRNDVLRFQLQRSNVELTGVDLETNRKIVVYNLNIMLGLPVDTDLAVDEIKTPDQLAATLATYVDTALVNRQELKALGLQSKVADNQIKSVQAEVMPSVLASAGANYINPSGSFIPPGNSYLAPLSAGLTVAWNFDQLWLNKNKVAEAKVKKTEVEISRDAALDLVKTQVNQSYQKYQQALERIRISQSAIEQARENDRMMESQYQNAIVSATERIDAQTQLFQAEINLELAKADAGVAYYTLLKSTGTLTQK from the coding sequence ATGATTTGCAGAAGCAGTAATTCTTTTTTTCGCTTACCGGGCGGGCAGGTGCATTTCCGTGGAAAGCTGTGGGGGCTGCTGGCCCTGCTGGTATTGTTTGCCGGTACTGTTTCGGCCCAGAGCATGCGCAGGCTGAGCTTGCAGGAGGCCATCGCACTTGGCACCCAGAACAGTAACAAACTTAAATTGTCGCAAGCCAGGATAGAGGAGGCGGTGACCCGCTACGAGCAAACGAAAGACAATGCCTTGCCTACCGGCAGCGTGAGTTATACTTATAACCATGCCGAGATTCCAACCACTACTTTCCAGCTTTCTGATAAAGCCGAGCCTTTTTACCTGCCCAGAAGAGCCGATGCTTTCCTGGGTTCCATCTCCTTGCAGGAAGTGATATTTGGCGCCAACCGCCTCAAGTATGCCACCGCCTCTACTGAGCTGCTGACGCAGGTGGCCCGCCTGGATGCCGAAAAGGACAGAGACGAACTAGTGTTCGATATCACCAACGCTTATTTTAACCTTTATAAGCTGCAGCAGAGCCGCCAGGTCGTTACCCAGAACCTGGTAGCGATAGACCGCCAGATCAAACAGGCCAAACGCTTTTTTGAGCAAGGCCTTGTTACCCGCAACGATGTGCTGCGGTTTCAGTTGCAGCGCAGCAACGTGGAGCTGACAGGCGTGGACCTGGAAACGAACCGCAAAATAGTGGTCTACAACCTCAACATTATGCTGGGTTTGCCCGTGGATACCGACCTGGCGGTAGATGAGATTAAAACCCCTGACCAATTGGCGGCTACCCTGGCAACTTATGTGGATACGGCCCTCGTAAACCGTCAGGAGCTTAAGGCGCTGGGCTTGCAAAGCAAAGTGGCCGACAATCAGATCAAATCCGTGCAGGCGGAGGTAATGCCTTCCGTGCTGGCCAGCGCCGGTGCCAATTATATTAACCCGAGCGGCTCGTTTATTCCGCCAGGAAACAGCTACCTGGCGCCTCTGTCGGCTGGGCTGACGGTGGCCTGGAACTTTGACCAGCTGTGGCTGAACAAAAACAAAGTGGCCGAAGCCAAAGTGAAAAAGACAGAAGTGGAGATCAGCCGGGATGCGGCCCTTGACCTGGTAAAAACACAGGTGAACCAAAGTTATCAGAAATACCAGCAGGCCCTGGAGCGGATACGCATTTCTCAGTCGGCTATAGAACAGGCTCGCGAAAACGACCGCATGATGGAATCGCAATACCAGAATGCCATCGTCTCGGCTACCGAGCGCATCGATGCCCAGACCCAACTCTTCCAGGCCGAGATAAACCTGGAATTGGCCAAAGCCGATGCCGGCGTAGCCTATTATACTTTATTAAAATCAACCGGAACATTAACACAAAAATAG
- a CDS encoding C40 family peptidase has protein sequence MKRIILLFLSPLLLLTIILLARPRKESLITYTYTAAPGTGMAATPAPAAVKAHATAPAKADELVDYALGLQGSPYVYAGITPEGFDCSGFVTHVFDHFGMDVPHSSALQAEVGMPVSRQEAQPGDLVIFTGTNASVREPGHVGIVVSQPGSVISFVHASSNGGVKVSEVEGTRYDVRFLEIRRVLN, from the coding sequence ATGAAAAGAATAATCTTGTTATTTTTATCGCCCCTGTTGCTCTTAACGATCATTCTTTTAGCCCGACCCCGGAAAGAAAGCCTGATCACCTATACTTATACTGCTGCTCCGGGTACCGGCATGGCAGCTACGCCTGCTCCGGCTGCTGTTAAAGCACACGCAACCGCTCCTGCCAAGGCCGACGAGCTGGTAGATTATGCCCTTGGTTTGCAAGGCAGCCCGTATGTATATGCCGGCATCACGCCCGAGGGGTTTGATTGCTCTGGTTTTGTAACGCACGTTTTCGATCATTTTGGAATGGATGTACCGCATTCTTCAGCGCTACAGGCGGAGGTAGGTATGCCTGTGTCCCGGCAGGAGGCCCAGCCCGGAGACTTGGTGATTTTTACGGGAACAAACGCCAGTGTGCGCGAGCCCGGTCATGTGGGGATTGTTGTCTCGCAGCCCGGTTCGGTTATCTCGTTTGTGCATGCTTCCTCTAACGGCGGCGTAAAGGTAAGTGAGGTAGAAGGGACCCGCTATGATGTGCGTTTTCTCGAGATCCGCCGCGTGCTGAACTAG
- a CDS encoding SIMPL domain-containing protein — protein sequence MKNVSQLVLATMVLGISFIVCTLLFGTFLKARSRANQTINVTGSAKRDIVADLGILRGNLQASGASAEQAYQQLQQQRPVLINYLKSQGFAEAAINQNTINLNPVYELSKQGFPSNIILSYTASQMIDVQSKDVKKLKAISLDITSLVEKGVNFSVSPPEYYYTRLADLKVEIQADAAKDALNRARKIAEATGSDLGPITTARMGVIQITPVNSNMISDYGINDVSSIDKEITAVVSASFRLE from the coding sequence ATGAAAAACGTCTCTCAGCTTGTGCTGGCCACCATGGTATTAGGTATCAGTTTTATTGTTTGTACCCTGCTTTTCGGCACTTTTCTTAAAGCCCGGTCAAGAGCAAACCAGACAATAAATGTTACCGGCTCGGCAAAACGTGATATTGTTGCGGACTTGGGGATTTTAAGAGGGAATCTGCAGGCAAGCGGCGCCTCAGCTGAACAGGCCTACCAGCAATTACAGCAACAACGGCCTGTTTTGATCAATTACCTCAAAAGCCAAGGCTTTGCAGAAGCGGCCATCAACCAGAATACGATCAACCTTAACCCGGTTTATGAACTGAGCAAGCAAGGCTTCCCGAGTAATATCATACTTTCCTATACGGCCAGTCAGATGATCGATGTGCAGTCGAAGGACGTGAAGAAGCTTAAAGCTATTTCGCTGGATATCACCTCTCTGGTAGAAAAAGGCGTTAACTTTTCGGTTAGCCCGCCGGAGTATTATTATACCCGCCTGGCCGATCTGAAAGTAGAGATCCAGGCAGATGCTGCTAAGGATGCGTTGAACAGGGCCCGTAAAATAGCAGAAGCCACCGGTTCAGACCTGGGTCCGATTACGACTGCCCGGATGGGCGTGATCCAGATCACGCCGGTCAACTCCAACATGATCTCAGACTATGGCATTAATGATGTCTCCTCAATCGATAAGGAAATCACGGCGGTGGTCAGCGCTTCTTTCCGGCTCGAATAA